One Engystomops pustulosus chromosome 7, aEngPut4.maternal, whole genome shotgun sequence DNA window includes the following coding sequences:
- the LTO1 gene encoding protein LTO1 homolog has translation MEAAEDLFEGIVMCEERYHGEGYDEGFTEGNRIGEMEGKQYGAVYGAQAGSELGCYLGFASSWRLLLSSSNDEKQSKKVKTLDSLLKMIQTFPTDDATNERLQEELTRVRGKVKQVCSLLNVQPDFGMRHDGPGLSF, from the exons ATGGAGGCGGCTGAGGATCTGTTTGAGGGTATCGTGATGTGTGAGGAGAG GTACCACGGGGAGGGATACGATGAAGGATTCACCGAGGGAAATCGCATCGGAGAGATGGAGGGAAAACAGTATGGCGCTGTGTACGGGGCGCAAGCGGGATCAGAG CTCGGTTGTTATCTGGGTTTTGCTTCCTCGTGGCGTCTCCTTCTCTCTTCCTCCAATGATGAAAAGCAGAG CAAAAAAGTAAAGACCTTGGACTCTCTGCTGAAGATGATTCAGACTTTTCCTACAGACGATGCGACTAATGAGCGGCTGCAGGAGGAACTCACCAGGGTCCGGGGCAAAGTGAAGCAG GTTTGTTCTCTGCTGAACGTTCAGCCTGACTTTGGAATGAGACATGACGGTCCTGGCCTCTCCTTCTGA